In Aneurinibacillus sp. REN35, a genomic segment contains:
- a CDS encoding spore germination protein, with product MGEFKKPKRPKAMHETEQEQDNSNENAIDSRPLEEIGIDPLTAVNVARVTELFKDVDVFVSHRLTFPHAKTEEEGRLPEGAVLFLDDLVNETIVDLHVIHPLLQMGPESFFGHVEDQVITAQKMMPVHDLKKLVEMITAGCSIVFVDHMEYAIAVVTPGYPSRSISEPEAEPLVRGPREGFTEKLQNNTALIRKRMRTPDLKSEMIKLGKRSQTMVVFMYIRDLVEEDVLNSVRKRLEMVDIDVLLESAQLEELIEDSVYSPFPQIISTERADKVASALSEGRVAIIIDGTPFVLIVPSVFYDFMQASEDYYQRFYFSTAIRILRTLTFLIALLGPAFYIAVTTFHQELIPTPLLLTVISARAGVPFPALIEALIMEVSFEVLREAGVRLPRPVGSAVSIVGALVVGQAAVEAGIISQAMVIVVAFTGIASFTIPAFNLSMTTRLLRFPMMLIAASLGLFGIAIALVALGIHMCGLRTFGVPYMSPIAPMHLRTWGSEIFVLPYPLRKWRQDYIQKKDVRRSDVPANPPHKGEGG from the coding sequence ATGGGAGAATTTAAAAAACCAAAGCGTCCAAAAGCAATGCATGAAACCGAACAGGAACAAGATAACAGCAATGAAAATGCTATTGATAGCAGGCCCCTTGAAGAGATTGGTATTGATCCACTAACGGCTGTCAATGTCGCGCGTGTAACAGAGTTATTCAAAGATGTCGACGTATTTGTTTCCCATCGCCTCACGTTTCCACATGCCAAAACAGAGGAAGAAGGACGATTGCCAGAAGGAGCGGTTCTTTTTCTTGATGATTTAGTAAACGAGACGATCGTTGACCTCCATGTCATTCATCCGCTTTTGCAGATGGGGCCGGAATCGTTTTTTGGCCATGTGGAAGATCAGGTCATTACAGCACAAAAGATGATGCCTGTTCATGATTTGAAGAAGCTGGTGGAGATGATAACGGCTGGCTGTTCGATCGTTTTTGTTGATCATATGGAATATGCCATTGCTGTTGTAACACCTGGTTATCCGTCACGCTCTATTTCGGAGCCGGAAGCGGAGCCGTTGGTGCGTGGGCCAAGGGAAGGCTTTACAGAGAAGCTGCAAAATAACACGGCACTCATTAGAAAACGCATGCGTACGCCGGATTTGAAATCAGAGATGATCAAGTTGGGCAAGCGCAGTCAGACTATGGTTGTCTTCATGTATATTCGTGATTTGGTGGAAGAAGATGTACTGAACTCGGTTCGCAAACGTCTTGAGATGGTTGACATTGATGTATTGCTTGAGAGTGCGCAGTTAGAAGAACTGATTGAGGATAGTGTCTATTCTCCATTTCCGCAAATTATCTCAACGGAACGCGCGGATAAGGTCGCATCGGCACTTTCTGAAGGAAGGGTAGCGATTATTATTGACGGAACTCCCTTTGTGCTGATCGTTCCTTCCGTCTTCTACGATTTTATGCAGGCGAGCGAAGATTATTATCAACGCTTCTATTTTTCAACAGCGATCCGTATTTTGCGTACCTTAACCTTTCTGATTGCACTGCTTGGACCTGCCTTTTATATCGCAGTAACTACATTCCATCAGGAACTTATACCGACACCGCTCCTGTTAACCGTTATTTCAGCTCGTGCCGGTGTGCCGTTTCCTGCATTGATTGAAGCGCTGATTATGGAAGTGTCATTTGAAGTGCTGCGGGAAGCCGGCGTACGGCTTCCACGTCCGGTAGGTTCTGCGGTTAGTATCGTTGGTGCGCTTGTTGTGGGACAGGCAGCGGTAGAGGCCGGGATTATCTCGCAGGCGATGGTTATTGTTGTGGCATTCACAGGGATTGCCTCCTTTACCATACCGGCGTTTAATCTATCGATGACGACGCGCTTGCTGCGCTTCCCTATGATGCTGATTGCAGCGAGTCTTGGATTGTTCGGTATTGCCATTGCGCTGGTCGCACTCGGTATCCACATGTGTGGACTGCGTACATTCGGTGTTCCTTACATGTCTCCAATTGCACCGATGCATCTGCGCACATGGGGCAGTGAAATTTTTGTGCTGCCGTATCCGCTGCGCAAATGGCGGCAGGATTATATCCAGAAAAAAGATGTAAGGCGTTCAGATGTTCCGGCGAATCCACCTCATAAAGGGGAGGGGGGATAA
- the proB gene encoding glutamate 5-kinase has protein sequence MDTKRKHRIVVKIGSSSLTNPTGGLSREKLEEHVAALAALKKAGHEVILVSSGAVAAGFTTLGYPSRPVTLEGKQAAAAVGQGLLIQAYNDALRAQQLNGAQILLTRDDFSKRNRYHNAQRALNELLKRGTIPIINENDCVAVDELTFGDNDMLSALVAGFLRADDLIILTDTDGLYDADPRTNPHAKKFTLIEDITPEIEALAGDAGSSVGTGGMRSKIHAAKFALSLGIDIFIGTGTGADKLLDILTGKGEGTYFRNQMKAPLKSHKQWIAFHAESDGKIEVDQGAAQALLYEGKSLLPSGITAVTGEFTCGQVVKIVDTQGNLLGKGEVNYSAEQLEQVKGESTTFSKEKLGIHRVEVVHRDNWVTLYIEDTAKQKYKEEIMQ, from the coding sequence ATGGATACCAAAAGAAAACACCGAATCGTGGTGAAAATCGGCAGTAGTTCGTTAACCAATCCGACGGGAGGACTGTCCCGTGAAAAGCTTGAAGAGCATGTGGCTGCGCTTGCTGCGCTAAAAAAAGCGGGACACGAAGTGATCCTCGTATCCTCAGGCGCCGTAGCAGCCGGATTTACGACACTTGGGTATCCATCCCGCCCCGTTACGCTCGAAGGAAAGCAAGCGGCCGCAGCTGTTGGGCAAGGGTTGTTAATCCAGGCTTATAATGATGCACTGCGTGCACAGCAGCTAAACGGAGCGCAAATTCTGCTTACACGTGATGATTTCTCCAAGCGCAATCGCTACCACAATGCTCAACGCGCACTTAATGAATTGCTGAAGCGTGGGACGATTCCTATTATTAATGAAAATGACTGCGTAGCCGTTGATGAGCTGACATTCGGCGACAATGATATGCTGTCCGCCCTGGTGGCGGGATTCTTACGCGCTGATGATCTGATTATCCTAACGGATACAGATGGGCTGTATGATGCTGATCCACGTACCAATCCACATGCGAAAAAGTTCACGCTGATCGAAGACATCACCCCGGAAATCGAGGCGTTGGCAGGGGATGCCGGAAGCAGCGTCGGCACTGGCGGAATGCGCTCGAAGATTCATGCAGCCAAATTCGCTCTCTCGCTCGGCATCGATATTTTCATCGGAACCGGCACTGGAGCTGATAAACTGTTGGATATTCTTACGGGCAAGGGGGAAGGAACATATTTCCGCAATCAGATGAAGGCGCCTCTTAAGTCTCATAAACAATGGATTGCCTTCCATGCGGAAAGCGACGGAAAAATCGAAGTCGATCAAGGGGCAGCACAAGCGCTGCTCTATGAAGGCAAAAGTCTCCTTCCGTCAGGCATTACGGCTGTCACAGGAGAATTCACCTGCGGGCAGGTTGTAAAGATCGTGGATACACAGGGCAATCTCTTAGGTAAAGGCGAAGTCAATTATTCCGCTGAGCAATTAGAACAGGTAAAAGGAGAATCGACCACATTCTCTAAAGAGAAGCTCGGTATCCACCGGGTAGAGGTCGTGCACCGTGACAATTGGGTAACATTGTATATTGAAGATACAGCGAAACAAAAATATAAGGAGGAGATTATGCAATGA